One genomic segment of Oncorhynchus mykiss isolate Arlee chromosome 10, USDA_OmykA_1.1, whole genome shotgun sequence includes these proteins:
- the tiprl gene encoding TIP41-like protein isoform X1: protein MLANLSAMMTHGFKSSKQDFIFGPWKVTAAKTHIMKSKDIERLGEEMHMPSLPEMLFGDNVLRIQHTDGYGIEFNAIDALKRVNNMQDSVKVACAQEWQESRADSEHSKEAVKHYDWTYTTDYRGTLLGEDQQMRATETLERIDMEKLKAREQIMFFDDVLLFEDELHDHGVSMISVKIRVMPTSFFLLLRFFLRVDGVLIRINDTRLYHERFSLQTGKNYMIREFSTRESKISELKNVPAALYTDPNEIAQHLTLKLTECEKLELPETGPHPGDTEAPQ from the exons ATGTTGGCCAATTTGTCAGCCATGATGACCCATGGGTTTAAGAGCAGTAAGCAAGACTTCATATTCGGACCATGGAAAGTGACTGCAGCAAAAACCCACATTATGAAGTCTAAGGACATTGAACG gttaggggaggagaTGCACATGCCCTCACTCCCAGAGATGCTGTTTGGGGACAACGTTCTACGCATTCAGCACACAGACGGCTATGGCATTGAGTTTAATGCCATCGATGCCCTCAAGAGGGTCAACAACATGCAGGACTCTGTGAAAGTGGCCTGTGCACAGGAATGGCAAGAGAGCAG GGCCGATTCTGAACACTCCAAAGAGGCTGTGAAACACTACGACTGGACATATACCACAGACTACAGAGGCACTTTGTTAGGAGAGGACCAGCAGATGAGG GCGACAGAAACGTTGGAGCGCATCGACATGGAGAAGCTGAAGGCGCGAGAACAGATCATGTTCTTCGATGACGTGCTGCTGTTTGAGGACGAGCTTCACGACCACGGCGTGTCCATGATCAGCGTCAAAATA AGAGTGATGCCCACCAGTTTCTTCCTGCTTCTGCGGTTCTTCCTGCGGGTGGATGGAGTTCTGATCCGGATAAATGACACGCGGCTCTATCACGAG AGGTTTTCTTTACAGACTGGAAAGAATTACATGATCAGAGAGTTTAGCACTCGGGAAAGCAAAATTTCAGAATTGAAG AACGTCCCTGCTGCTCTGTATACTGACCCCAACGAGATTGCCCAGCACTTAACTTTGAAGTTGACCGAGTGCGAGAAGTTGGAGCTCCCTGAGACAGGCCCCCATCCAGGGGACACAGAGGCCCCCCAGTGA
- the riox2 gene encoding ribosomal oxygenase 2, whose protein sequence is MPRKGRKAASGDEEVAPKHRKTDSNGVPSPFCFDTPDTVFHSLISPVGQEEFFTDYWEKKPLHLQRSDPGLASYYKSLFQLSDLKGLCAQGLTYARDLNVCRSVQGNKTVLNKEGRVNYSQLKKDFNQKATIQFHQPQRFKDELWRIQEKLECFFGALVGSNVYITPQDSQGLPPHYDDVEVFILQLEGEKHWRLYSPTVPLAREYCVALEERIGSPTHDIILKAGDLLYFPRGTIHQADTPVGVDHSTHLTLSTYQNTSWGDYLANVFPNFLYDSLKTSDITRRVGMPRRILMGANAAPDTSRQLASLLRSVADQMERGEHELRAGDMKRDFALHRLPPYTPEQDDISSSAGKMPALEDTVCLRFKDHILVSLETCQSPSDGSVSLVVDVMHSLRNRREKHMMGQSGDDDDDDDDDSGGDDDSGEEEEDAPSETPGMTFPFEDLPAIRQLQAGQPIPVSQLKRQLDNDKVQMALVLWSEGLLEVCAGDLLYFPRGTIHQADTPVGVDHSTHLTLSTYQNTSWGDYLANVFPNFLYDSLKTSDITRRVGMPRRILMGANAAPDTSRQLASLLRSVADQMERGEHELRAGDMKRDFALHRLPPYTPEQDDISSSAGKMPALEDTVCLRFKDHILVSLETCQSPSDGSVSLVVDVMHSLRNRREKHMMGQSGDDDDDDDDDSGGDDDSGEEEEDAPSETPGMTFPFEDLPAIRQLQAGQPIPVSQLKRQLDNDKVQMALVLWSEGLLEVC, encoded by the exons ATGCCCAGGAAAGGAAGAAAAGCAGCATCCGGAGATGAAGAGGTCGCTCCCAAACATAGGAAAACAGACTCCAATGGCGTCCCCTCTCCTTTCTGCTTCGACACCCCAGACACTGTCTTCCATAGCCTAATTTCCCCAGTGGGACAGGAGGAATTTTTCACTGACTACTGGGAGAAGAAGCCCCTCCACCTCCAGAGGTCTGACCCAGGCCTGGCCTCCTACTACAAGTCTCTGTTCCAGCTTTCAGACCTGAAGGGGCTGTGCGCCCAGGGCCTGACGTATGCCAGAGACCTCAATGTGTGCCGCAGCGTCCAGGGCAACAAGACTGTGTTGAACAAGGAAGGCCGTGTCAACTACAGCCAGCTCAAAAAGGACTTCAACCAGAAGGCCACCATCCAGTTCCACCAGCCTCAGAGGTTTAAG GACGAGTTGTGGCGGATTCAGGAGAAGCTGGAGTGTTTCTTCGGCGCTCTTGTGGGCTCCAACGTCTACATCACCCCACAGGATTCCCAAGGGCTACCCCCACACTACGACGATGTGGAG GTGTTTATCCTCCAGTTGGAGGGCGAGAAACATTGGCGTCTGTACAGCCCCACGGTGCCCCTGGCCAGAGAGTACTGCGTGGCGCTTGAGGAGCGCATCGGCAGCCCCACACACGACATCATACTGAAG GCAGGTGATCTGCTCTACTTCCCCAGAGGAACCATCCATCAGGCGGACACCCCCGTGGGAGTGGATCATTCTACCCACCTAACCCTCAGTACCTACCAGAACAC GTCATGGGGAGACTATCTGGCCAACGTGTTCCCCAATTTCTTGTATGACTCCCTTAAGACCAGTGACATCACCAGGAGGGTAGGCATGCCCAGGAGAATCTTGATG GGAGCCAACGCAGCCCCAGACACAAGCAGGCAGTTGGCCTCATTATTGAGGAGCGTGGCAGATCAGATGGAGAGGGGCGAACACGAACTCCGTGCCGGGGACATGAAGAGGGACTTTGCCCTCCACAGACTGCCACCTTACACACCAGAGCAAGATGACATCTCATCATCAG CTGGAAAGATGCCTGCTTTAGAAGATACGGTGTGTCTGAGGTTTAAAGACCACATCCTGGTGTCTTTAGAGACGTGTCAAAGCCCATCA gatGGGTCGGTATCATTGGTGGTTGATGTGATGCACTCTCTGAGGAACAGAAGGGAGAAACATATGATGGGACagagtggtgatgatgatgatgatgatgatgatgatagtggtggtgatgacgatagtggtgaagaggaggaagatgcaCCCTCTGAG ACCCCCGGCATGACCTTCCCCTTCGAAGACCTCCCGGCCATCAGGCAGCTGCAGGCGGGACAGCCCATCCCCGTGTCTCAGCTAAAAAGGCAATTGGACAATGACAAAGTCCAGATGGCCCTGGTGCTCTGGTCGGAGGGCCTGCTGGAGGTGTGC GCAGGTGATCTGCTCTACTTCCCCAGAGGAACCATCCATCAGGCGGACACCCCCGTGGGAGTGGATCATTCTACCCACCTAACCCTCAGTACCTACCAGAACAC GTCATGGGGAGACTATCTGGCCAACGTGTTCCCCAATTTCTTGTATGACTCCCTTAAGACCAGTGACATCACCAGGAGGGTAGGCATGCCCAGGAGAATCTTGATG GGAGCCAACGCAGCCCCAGACACAAGCAGGCAGTTGGCCTCATTATTGAGGAGCGTGGCAGATCAGATGGAGAGGGGCGAACACGAACTCCGTGCCGGGGACATGAAGAGGGACTTTGCCCTCCACAGACTGCCACCTTACACACCAGAGCAAGATGACATCTCATCATCAG CTGGAAAGATGCCTGCTTTAGAAGATACGGTGTGTCTGAGGTTTAAAGACCACATCCTGGTGTCTTTAGAGACGTGTCAAAGCCCATCA gatGGGTCGGTATCATTGGTGGTTGATGTGATGCACTCTCTGAGGAACAGAAGGGAGAAACATATGATGGGACagagtggtgatgatgatgatgatgatgatgatgatagtggtggtgatgacgatagtggtgaagaggaggaagatgcaCCCTCTGAG ACCCCCGGCATGACCTTCCCCTTCGAAGACCTCCCGGCCATCAGGCAGCTGCAGGCGGGACAGCCCATCCCCGTGTCTCAGCTAAAAAGGCAATTGGACAATGACAAAGTCCAGATGGCCCTGGTGCTCTGGTCGGAGGGCCTGCTGGAGGTGTGCTAA
- the tiprl gene encoding TIP41-like protein isoform X2, with translation MLANLSAMMTHGFKSSKQDFIFGPWKVTAAKTHIMKSKDIERLGEEMHMPSLPEMLFGDNVLRIQHTDGYGIEFNAIDALKRVNNMQDSVKVACAQEWQESRADSEHSKEAVKHYDWTYTTDYRGTLLGEDQQMRATETLERIDMEKLKAREQIMFFDDVLLFEDELHDHGVSMISVKIRVMPTSFFLLLRFFLRVDGVLIRINDTRLYHETGKNYMIREFSTRESKISELKNVPAALYTDPNEIAQHLTLKLTECEKLELPETGPHPGDTEAPQ, from the exons ATGTTGGCCAATTTGTCAGCCATGATGACCCATGGGTTTAAGAGCAGTAAGCAAGACTTCATATTCGGACCATGGAAAGTGACTGCAGCAAAAACCCACATTATGAAGTCTAAGGACATTGAACG gttaggggaggagaTGCACATGCCCTCACTCCCAGAGATGCTGTTTGGGGACAACGTTCTACGCATTCAGCACACAGACGGCTATGGCATTGAGTTTAATGCCATCGATGCCCTCAAGAGGGTCAACAACATGCAGGACTCTGTGAAAGTGGCCTGTGCACAGGAATGGCAAGAGAGCAG GGCCGATTCTGAACACTCCAAAGAGGCTGTGAAACACTACGACTGGACATATACCACAGACTACAGAGGCACTTTGTTAGGAGAGGACCAGCAGATGAGG GCGACAGAAACGTTGGAGCGCATCGACATGGAGAAGCTGAAGGCGCGAGAACAGATCATGTTCTTCGATGACGTGCTGCTGTTTGAGGACGAGCTTCACGACCACGGCGTGTCCATGATCAGCGTCAAAATA AGAGTGATGCCCACCAGTTTCTTCCTGCTTCTGCGGTTCTTCCTGCGGGTGGATGGAGTTCTGATCCGGATAAATGACACGCGGCTCTATCACGAG ACTGGAAAGAATTACATGATCAGAGAGTTTAGCACTCGGGAAAGCAAAATTTCAGAATTGAAG AACGTCCCTGCTGCTCTGTATACTGACCCCAACGAGATTGCCCAGCACTTAACTTTGAAGTTGACCGAGTGCGAGAAGTTGGAGCTCCCTGAGACAGGCCCCCATCCAGGGGACACAGAGGCCCCCCAGTGA